A segment of the Lycium ferocissimum isolate CSIRO_LF1 chromosome 10, AGI_CSIRO_Lferr_CH_V1, whole genome shotgun sequence genome:
AAGCAACCCGATGCGCGAAGCATACTGCTTTTATGCAGGGTCCGGGAAAGGACCATACCCTAAGGAATGTATTATAGGCAGCCTACTCTGACGCGGGAAATCTCATCTTTTCTTGACAAgttctctatttttcttcaactcATCTTCAATAGTTGCCCCGTAGTGGATATTTGGTAATAGAGCAGCATTTGCTGAAACCTGAGTGATCAATTTATTCTGAAGTTACTTagaacactactaaaaaatgtgAATTTCCGATGGACAATCCCGTCAAAACGGCATCGAAAAAATGGGATTTCCGACTGGTATATCCGTCGGAAATTCACGATTTTTAGTAGTATTCTGAGTCATTCTTGAATAAATAGATCAATCAGGTTTCAACAAATGCTGCGCTATTACCAAATATCCACAATGGTCTAGCTTATTGGTACCTTCAAGAAAACTCTATTTGAATCAATTCaccgacaaaaaaaaaatataatccaAAAATGCAGTATTCGACACTCTTCTCAATCAACAATTTGTtgcaaaattcaaaaatcaagATAGAAAAATAACCAGTTAGCAAATGAAATTCGAATAAGCATGAACTCCTGATTACTGCATGTCAAACAAACAACTAGAGACCTTGAAAGTTACTATGATGGCACTTGTAATAGGAAGATGCAATATTTCAAAGCTGAAAATGGATGCTTTAACCACAAACTCCTCATTGTTTTCACCAACTAGCCGAAAAGAAAAAGCGCAAATAACCAATTTTAACATGACTAAATTTCCCAAGTAAATGATCAGACCTTTCTACCAAGAAAGGCTAACAAGTCCTGAAATGAAGTTGCAGCAAACTCAAACGCTAtattgctcggactcttcaaacaTATTGATGTGTGACGGATCCTCCAAGAGCTATGCTTTTTTGAAAGATTCAACACGAGTGCGACAACATTTTTGGATATCTGAGCAGCATAGCTCAAAGGACATACTCAGACACCAAATATAAACTCTACCATGACGAATAACGAGGCAGTGCAAAGTCAAAGTATCTACCTTTTAGGTTGACTTTGGACATTAATTTCTTGCATATTTGAAAGAAGAAACTCTTCAAATGATAATGTCTAATAAACATTTGTTTGACACTCCACACAGTAAATAATATCAGCAGCAATAGAACTTCACAATGATCAAGAAAAGGAACAAAAAGCAGACCAatatgtacaacaacaacaacctacccagtgtaatcccacaagaaaAGGAACACAAAGCAGATCAGTATGtgcaggaaaaaaaaagttcaaagacccacaaaatatatagaaaaacccCATAATATGatggaagtcattttccttgaAACTATCTTAGCTCTTAATTTCATATCACAGCCAACGCCCTACAGCAAAATAGGCACAAGGAAAGAGCAATAGACCGGACCAGCGTACAAAAACGAAACAGTCCCTCTGTAACCAGTCATCCATAATATCAAATCCCCAACCAACACAAAGACATTACTATCGAACTTAATTACTCAAAGATTTCACCAAAACACGATCCGACTtgctaatattattattaatcatTCAAgtatattctttctccaaaaatatttttcacctaCCAACCAAACACTCGGAAATATTTTCAGTAAAGTGAAAGTTGACTTCCATCATACCACATACATACAATATCGGAGGCTGAATTTTCACCAAGGGGTTCATCATCTACTATTGTATATAAACATCAAAAATTGATCTTGTATACTATGTTGACGCGTGTGTGTCGCATCCTccaaaaatagtgcattttggaggatccgacacaaATACGACAACATATTTTGGaaagtccgagcaacatagcttgTATATACAGTATAATTTTCCACCCCTCTAGCTCCGCCCCCACACATACTCTTAATAGAACAAGAACACCAACTACTATGACtcaatcccaaacaagttgACCTTGTATACTATGTTGACGGGTATGTGTCGGATGATCCTAAAGTAGTGCATCTTGGAAGATCCAACACGAGTACGACAACATTTCTGGAAGAATCCGAGCGGCATAACTTGTATATCCAGTGTAATTTTCTGCCCCTCCAGCTCCACCCCTAACTACATATACTCTTAAtagaacaacaacaccaactaCTACGACtcaatcccaaacaagttgACCTTGTATACTATGTTGACGGGTATGTATTGGGTCCTCCAAAGATAGTGCATCTTGGAAGATCCAACACGAGTACGACAATATTTTTGgtgagtccgagcaacataacttgtatatacagtgtaacTTTCCGCCCCTCTAGCTCCACCCCTAACCACATACACTCTTAAAcagaacaacaacaactactactactactacgtCTCAGTACCAAACAAGTTGTGATCGGTCGCATTCTTAAacagaagagaaagaaaagaaactttAAAAGAAACTTACCTGTAGAACTTGTCTCAATGATCCTCCTCCACAAGACCTCAACCAAATTCCACTATTCATACAAGAATGAACAGTCTCAAACTGATGCACATCAAGCTTCTTATTAACAAAACCAATCTGAAAGTAAACACTATCAGAAGGTGGTGGCAAATCAACTCTTATTTCATTAACatgaaaccaaaaaaagaatCTTTTCACTTCAATCCCTTTTAACTCAGTAATTGAACCAATACTTAACTTCCCACTAATCTTTTCAGCATAATAAACCAAATATTCAAACTCTACATAACATGGGGTCTTCAAAAAAACTTCAAAGTTTCCATCTTTATCAATATTATAAGATTCCACAGTGTCTGGAAAGATGCCACGTGGCAGACCATAATCTGGTAGGATATCATATAGTGTAGGTTTTGGTTTTGGTTGTGGTTGTGGTTGTGGTGATGGGCTAAGGATGAAAGATATGGTAAAAGGATAACATATGATGAAAATAAGAATACCCAAATTGAATCTTGGATTGAAAGCCATGTTTGTTGAAGAATTTTTTGTGCTTTAGATGGTTGTACTTTATGCTTAAAGAGGTGTACTTTAAGGTGGGGgaagaaaagaatttggagagtACGGTTTTAttggttaaagaagaagacCCAAATGGAATCTTGAAATGAAAGCCATGGttatttgaagaattttttgtGCTTTAGATGGTTGTACTTTATGCTTAAAGAGGTGTACATTAATTGGggggaagaagaaaaaagttgaaaagtatGGTTATAttggttaaagaagaagacCCAAATGGAACCGTGAAATGAAACCCATGGttgtttgaagaaatttttgtgTGCATTAGATGGTTGTACTTTTCTTCTTAAAGAGGTGTATTTTAATGGGAGGGAGAAGAAAAAAGTTGATAGTATGGTTTATGTTGAAGAAATTGAGCTTTTGGAGGGGTAGGTGTGCTTTAGATGGTTGTACATTATGCACAAAGAGGTGTACTTTAGTTGGAGGGAGAAGAATACAGTTTTGTAGAGGGGTAGGTGTACATTAGATGGTTGTACTTTCTGGTAAAAGAGGTGTACTTTAATTGGAGGGAGAAGAAAAATGATAAGTGCAATTTTATTGGTTAGAGAAAGAGGGGAGTTTGGTTTAGACTTTTGTGATGGTATGGGAGAAAGAAGCCAAAATAGAGCAATTTCTTGGAAGGAAGGTTTTTAATTAGTATTATATTGTGGGCCATCTTTTATCCAAAACtatattactatatataataagagTCTTTGGTTACATTACCACTAAGATTGTTAACTAAAGGTTTTCTCTTCCAaatttacccatatatttatcttttatatTTTCTCTACTATAGGGTGTTTTAGAAATATTAGAAATACTATGGGGTGTTTAGGACTATTGCTTATACATGTAATGTTAGGGCCCCTCTTGGGGTTAGAACACTTATTCAGTCTTTGTTT
Coding sequences within it:
- the LOC132032717 gene encoding uncharacterized protein LOC132032717 isoform X3; translation: MAFNPRFNLGILIFIICYPFTISFILSPSPQPQPQPKPKPTLYDILPDYGLPRGIFPDTVESYNIDKDGNFEVFLKTPCYVEFEYLVYYAEKISGKLSIGSITELKGIEVKRFFFWFHVNEIRVDLPPPSDSVYFQIGFVNKKLDVHQFETVHSCMNSGIWLRSCGGGSLRQVLQVTPINDNMQMLVTE
- the LOC132032717 gene encoding uncharacterized protein LOC132032717 isoform X1 — protein: MAFNPRFNLGILIFIICYPFTISFILSPSPQPQPQPKPKPTLYDILPDYGLPRGIFPDTVESYNIDKDGNFEVFLKTPCYVEFEYLVYYAEKISGKLSIGSITELKGIEVKRFFFWFHVNEIRVDLPPPSDSVYFQIGFVNKKLDVHQFETVHSCMNSGIWLRSCGGGSLRQVLQLPAPINDNMQMLVTE
- the LOC132032717 gene encoding uncharacterized protein LOC132032717 isoform X2; amino-acid sequence: MGFISRFNLGILIFIICYPFTISFILSPSPQPQPQPKPKPTLYDILPDYGLPRGIFPDTVESYNIDKDGNFEVFLKTPCYVEFEYLVYYAEKISGKLSIGSITELKGIEVKRFFFWFHVNEIRVDLPPPSDSVYFQIGFVNKKLDVHQFETVHSCMNSGIWLRSCGGGSLRQVLQLPAPINDNMQMLVTE